The proteins below are encoded in one region of Enhydrobacter sp.:
- the tsaE gene encoding tRNA (adenosine(37)-N6)-threonylcarbamoyltransferase complex ATPase subunit type 1 TsaE produces the protein MPTFSLSLPDEAATERLGAALAGRLRPRDVVALEGGLGAGKTTLARAILRAAAGDRALVVPSPTFTLVEVYDTPRGAFWHFDLYRLDDPRQVLELGWEEARADGVVLVEWPERLGALLPRERLKATLSIEGDGRRIVLEGEDRLVNV, from the coding sequence ATGCCGACTTTTTCTTTGTCCCTGCCCGACGAAGCCGCGACCGAACGGCTGGGCGCGGCGCTCGCGGGCCGGCTGCGGCCGCGCGATGTGGTGGCGCTCGAAGGCGGCCTCGGGGCCGGCAAGACGACCCTTGCGCGCGCCATCCTGCGCGCCGCAGCGGGCGACAGGGCGCTGGTCGTGCCCAGCCCGACCTTCACCCTGGTGGAGGTCTATGACACCCCCCGGGGTGCCTTCTGGCATTTCGATCTCTATCGGCTGGACGACCCTCGGCAGGTGTTGGAGCTCGGCTGGGAGGAAGCGCGCGCGGACGGCGTCGTGCTGGTGGAGTGGCCGGAGCGGCTGGGCGCCCTGTTGCCCAGAGAACGGCTGAAGGCGACGCTTTCCATCGAAGGCGACGGTCGGCGTATCGTGCTGGAGGGGGAGGATCGGTTGGTCAATGTCTGA